The following coding sequences are from one Devosia neptuniae window:
- a CDS encoding 3-keto-disaccharide hydrolase: MPGQFKRIFDGQSLVGWHAVPRRLAPIKPGGPQWDVTPERLAAIMAHTGRWTVEEGAICGRQEPAGSGLGAYLLSDEVYGDYELVFEAKPDWPADTGVVLRATDIGSQGFQVLMDHRKSGNIGGYYGNGIGGFHAINFALDVARDAAGQPTGLQLEDPATTIEPLTPLKRSLLSYAASGEDFLKTWHWGDWNEFRISIEGEVPVLSTTINGVKIAELDASTLPADLFDRQGVAALLGRRGRIALEVHDNDPIVGGDRWGYDAASRWRNLQIREF, from the coding sequence ATGCCCGGTCAATTCAAACGCATTTTCGATGGTCAATCCCTCGTCGGCTGGCACGCCGTTCCGCGCCGTCTGGCTCCGATCAAGCCGGGCGGGCCGCAATGGGATGTGACGCCCGAGCGATTGGCCGCCATCATGGCCCATACTGGTCGCTGGACGGTGGAGGAGGGGGCAATCTGCGGCCGGCAGGAGCCGGCTGGCAGCGGATTGGGCGCCTATCTGCTCAGCGACGAAGTCTATGGTGACTATGAGCTGGTGTTCGAGGCCAAGCCCGATTGGCCTGCGGATACCGGTGTGGTGCTGCGCGCCACCGATATCGGCTCGCAAGGTTTCCAGGTGCTGATGGACCACCGGAAATCAGGCAATATTGGCGGCTACTACGGCAACGGCATTGGCGGCTTCCATGCCATCAATTTCGCTCTCGACGTGGCGCGGGATGCGGCAGGCCAGCCGACCGGGCTACAGCTGGAAGATCCGGCGACCACGATCGAGCCGCTGACGCCTCTCAAGCGGTCGCTTCTCAGCTATGCCGCATCAGGCGAGGACTTCCTCAAGACCTGGCATTGGGGCGATTGGAACGAGTTCCGCATTTCCATCGAGGGCGAAGTGCCGGTGCTCAGCACCACGATCAATGGTGTCAAGATTGCCGAACTGGATGCGAGCACATTGCCGGCAGACCTGTTCGACCGCCAGGGCGTTGCCGCCTTGCTCGGCCGGCGTGGCCGCATTGCCCTGGAAGTGCACGACAATGACCCCATCGTGGGGGGTGATCGCTGGGGTTATGATGCGGCGAGCCGCTGGCGCAATCTGCAGATACGTGAATTCTGA
- a CDS encoding heme-degrading domain-containing protein, which produces MSIPTVTDLADELNQLQLKIFNYDFAWELGSRLRARAQDAKAPVAIEVRHGTDVVFATLLSGATIDNFDWTRRKCAVAHRFHRSSLSMRLEAEAQGYNFNSRFRLPEADYVASGGGVPLMLASGTFAGSVGVSGLPDIEDHQLIVATLRDMLTA; this is translated from the coding sequence ATGAGCATTCCGACCGTTACCGACCTGGCCGATGAGTTGAACCAGCTTCAGCTCAAAATCTTCAACTATGACTTTGCCTGGGAACTGGGTTCTCGCCTGCGCGCTCGGGCGCAGGACGCAAAGGCGCCGGTCGCCATCGAAGTCCGGCACGGAACGGACGTGGTTTTTGCCACCTTGCTGAGCGGAGCAACGATCGACAATTTCGACTGGACACGGCGCAAATGCGCCGTAGCCCACCGCTTCCACCGCAGCTCATTGTCGATGCGGCTTGAGGCCGAAGCGCAGGGCTACAATTTCAACTCCAGGTTCCGCCTGCCCGAAGCGGACTATGTCGCAAGCGGGGGCGGGGTTCCGCTCATGCTCGCGTCTGGGACTTTTGCGGGTTCGGTAGGCGTCAGTGGATTACCCGATATCGAGGACCATCAACTGATAGTCGCGACGTTGCGGGATATGCTGACCGCCTGA
- a CDS encoding phosphoserine transaminase, with protein sequence MPLTAPAVKPANPNFSSGPCAKRPGWTVEALANALVGRSHRSKPGKARIQRAIDLTRELLQVPADYRIGIVPASDTGAVEMALWSMLGARGVDMLAWESFGEGWVTDVSKQLKLEDVRILKAGYGELPDLTQVDFDRDVVFTWNGTTSGVRVENGDWIAADRKGLTICDATSAAFAQNLDFAKLDVVTFSWQKALGGEAAHGVLILSPRAVERLESFKPDRPLPKIFRLTKGGKLLEEVFEAATINTPSMICIEDAIDAMEWGKSLGGLKAMQARADANFKVLADWVAATPWVDFLAKNPANRSNTSVCFSIVDPAVTALDADKQAAFAKAIVSRLDKAGVAYDIGAYKDAPSGLRIWAGSTVEASDLAALVPWLDFAFAEEKAALSVAA encoded by the coding sequence ATGCCCCTGACCGCGCCGGCGGTGAAACCGGCTAATCCGAATTTTTCGTCGGGCCCTTGTGCCAAGCGTCCTGGTTGGACGGTTGAAGCGCTGGCCAATGCGCTGGTCGGTCGGTCGCACCGCTCCAAGCCCGGCAAGGCCCGCATTCAGCGCGCCATCGATCTCACTCGCGAATTGCTGCAAGTGCCGGCGGATTACCGCATCGGCATCGTGCCGGCTTCCGATACCGGCGCTGTCGAAATGGCGCTGTGGTCCATGCTGGGCGCGCGCGGCGTCGATATGCTGGCCTGGGAAAGCTTTGGCGAGGGCTGGGTCACTGACGTTTCCAAGCAGCTCAAGCTCGAGGATGTGCGCATTCTCAAGGCTGGTTATGGCGAGCTGCCCGATCTCACCCAGGTCGATTTCGATCGCGACGTGGTGTTCACCTGGAATGGCACGACTTCGGGTGTCCGCGTCGAGAACGGCGACTGGATTGCTGCCGACCGCAAGGGCCTGACCATTTGCGACGCCACTTCGGCGGCCTTTGCGCAGAATCTCGATTTCGCCAAGCTCGATGTCGTCACCTTCTCCTGGCAGAAGGCGCTGGGCGGGGAAGCCGCTCATGGCGTGCTGATCCTGTCGCCGCGCGCCGTCGAACGGCTCGAAAGCTTCAAGCCGGATCGTCCGCTGCCCAAGATTTTCCGCCTCACCAAGGGCGGCAAGCTGCTCGAGGAAGTGTTCGAGGCGGCGACCATCAATACGCCCTCGATGATCTGCATCGAGGACGCGATCGATGCCATGGAATGGGGTAAATCGCTGGGCGGCCTCAAGGCCATGCAGGCCCGAGCCGATGCCAATTTCAAGGTGCTGGCCGATTGGGTCGCGGCGACTCCCTGGGTGGACTTTTTAGCCAAGAACCCGGCCAATCGGTCGAACACTTCGGTGTGCTTCTCGATCGTCGATCCGGCGGTGACTGCGCTCGACGCCGACAAGCAGGCGGCCTTTGCCAAGGCCATCGTCTCCCGGCTCGACAAGGCGGGCGTCGCCTATGATATCGGCGCCTATAAGGATGCCCCTTCGGGCCTGCGCATCTGGGCCGGCTCGACGGTGGAAGCGTCCGATCTGGCGGCGCTCGTGCCGTGGCTGGATTTTGCCTTTGCCGAGGAAAAGGCTGCGCTGAGCGTCGCTGCTTAA
- the serA gene encoding phosphoglycerate dehydrogenase, whose product MPKVLVSDKLSPTAVQIFKDNGVEVDYLPDLGKDKDKLLEVIGQYDGLAIRSASKITEKIIAAATNLKVIGRAGIGVDNVDIPAATKKGIIVMNTPFGNSITTAEHAIAMMMALARQLPEADASTRASKWEKNRFMGVEVTNKTLGLIGAGNIGSIVADRAQGLKMKVIAFDPFLTPERAQTMGVEKVELDELLARADFITLHTPLIDATRNIISAEALAKTKKGVRIINCARGGLVDEAALYDALKSGQVAGAALDVFLQEPAENNPLFELPNVICTPHLGASTTEAQENVALQVAEQISAYLMTGEITNALNFPSISAEEAPRLTPFIKLAEVLGSFAGQLTETAIQGIKIEFEGGVAGMNTRPMVAAALHGVLKPLLAEVNMVSAPQVAKDRGVNVEVVTREQQGAYENYIRLTVLTERQERAVAGTVFANGKPRIIQVKGINMEAELSPSMLYVTNEDKPGHIGRLGTLLGTLGINIANFNLGRVEVGSDAIALVSIDGTLTEPQLAEIAALEGVKQAKALKF is encoded by the coding sequence ATGCCCAAGGTTCTCGTTTCCGACAAGCTCAGCCCCACCGCCGTCCAGATCTTCAAGGATAATGGCGTCGAGGTGGATTACCTGCCCGATCTGGGCAAGGACAAGGACAAGCTGCTCGAAGTCATCGGCCAATATGATGGCCTGGCCATTCGTTCGGCCTCCAAGATCACCGAAAAGATCATCGCTGCCGCCACCAATCTCAAGGTGATCGGCCGCGCCGGTATCGGTGTCGACAATGTCGATATCCCCGCCGCCACCAAGAAGGGGATCATCGTGATGAACACCCCTTTCGGCAATTCGATCACCACGGCCGAGCATGCCATTGCCATGATGATGGCGCTGGCCCGCCAACTGCCGGAGGCCGATGCCTCGACCCGCGCGAGCAAGTGGGAAAAGAACCGCTTCATGGGTGTCGAAGTCACCAACAAGACACTCGGCCTGATCGGGGCGGGCAATATCGGCTCGATCGTGGCCGATCGCGCGCAGGGCCTCAAGATGAAGGTCATTGCCTTCGATCCCTTCCTGACGCCGGAACGCGCCCAGACCATGGGCGTCGAAAAGGTCGAGCTGGACGAGCTGCTGGCGCGGGCCGATTTCATCACGCTGCATACCCCGCTGATCGACGCGACGCGCAATATCATCAGCGCCGAAGCCCTGGCCAAGACCAAGAAGGGCGTGCGCATCATCAATTGTGCCCGTGGCGGTCTGGTCGATGAGGCGGCGCTCTATGATGCGCTCAAGTCCGGCCAGGTTGCCGGCGCGGCGCTTGACGTGTTCCTGCAGGAACCGGCCGAGAACAATCCATTGTTCGAGCTGCCCAATGTGATCTGCACGCCCCATCTGGGCGCTTCGACCACCGAGGCGCAGGAGAATGTGGCGCTGCAGGTGGCCGAGCAGATTTCGGCCTATCTGATGACCGGCGAAATCACCAATGCGCTCAATTTCCCGTCCATCTCGGCCGAGGAAGCGCCGCGCCTCACCCCGTTCATCAAGCTGGCCGAAGTGCTGGGCTCGTTTGCCGGGCAACTGACCGAAACGGCGATCCAGGGCATCAAGATCGAGTTCGAAGGCGGTGTTGCGGGCATGAATACCCGTCCCATGGTGGCGGCGGCCCTGCATGGCGTGCTCAAACCGCTGCTGGCCGAGGTCAACATGGTCTCGGCGCCGCAGGTGGCCAAGGATCGCGGCGTCAATGTCGAAGTGGTCACCCGCGAGCAGCAGGGCGCCTACGAGAACTATATCCGCCTGACAGTGCTGACCGAGCGGCAGGAACGCGCCGTTGCCGGCACGGTGTTTGCCAATGGCAAGCCGCGCATCATCCAGGTCAAGGGCATCAATATGGAGGCCGAACTCAGCCCCTCCATGCTCTATGTGACCAATGAGGACAAGCCCGGCCATATCGGCCGCCTCGGTACGCTGCTGGGCACGCTCGGCATCAACATCGCCAACTTCAACCTGGGTCGGGTCGAAGTCGGGTCGGACGCTATCGCTCTGGTTTCCATCGATGGCACGCTGACCGAACCCCAACTCGCCGAAATCGCCGCCCTTGAGGGCGTCAAGCAGGCCAAAGCGCTGAAGTTCTAG
- a CDS encoding DMT family transporter, producing MTKPLDTENRGISARLLDQPYLLLILAPLFWGGNVVAAKLVVGEIDPFLLLAARCLGATLFILPFSWGYLRQDWPVIRRTWPLLMAFGAIGYALFNVLLYVGLGTTTGVNAAIVQAALPMMILAANFVVFRARVKSLQIAGVIIAIMGVMLTATHGDLGRILGLDINIGDGFVILACLAYTAYTLALKYRPNVHMMSFMAVAFSGAALTGLVMLQLFGPGLVSLATIPQMSPIVWAVIAYVMIFPSMFSQVFYARGVELVGPNRAAPSHNLIPVFGALGSVLVLAERLELYHYLAAAIIVGGIVLAEWSVRRKAV from the coding sequence ATGACAAAGCCGCTAGACACCGAAAATCGCGGCATTTCCGCCCGCCTGCTCGATCAGCCCTATTTGCTGCTCATTCTGGCCCCTTTATTCTGGGGCGGCAATGTGGTTGCGGCCAAGCTGGTGGTGGGCGAAATCGACCCGTTTCTGCTGCTCGCGGCCCGCTGCCTGGGCGCGACTTTGTTCATCCTGCCGTTTTCCTGGGGATATTTGCGGCAGGATTGGCCCGTCATCCGCCGCACCTGGCCCTTGCTGATGGCCTTTGGCGCGATCGGCTATGCGCTGTTCAATGTGCTGCTCTATGTCGGCCTGGGCACCACGACGGGGGTCAACGCCGCCATCGTGCAGGCGGCCCTGCCGATGATGATCCTCGCCGCCAATTTCGTCGTCTTCCGCGCCCGGGTGAAATCGCTGCAGATCGCCGGCGTCATCATCGCCATCATGGGCGTGATGCTGACCGCAACCCATGGCGATCTCGGCCGCATTCTGGGCCTCGACATCAATATCGGCGATGGCTTCGTGATCCTGGCGTGCCTCGCCTACACCGCCTATACGCTGGCGCTCAAATACCGTCCCAATGTGCATATGATGAGCTTCATGGCGGTGGCCTTTTCCGGGGCTGCATTGACCGGGCTGGTCATGCTGCAGCTGTTCGGGCCGGGCCTCGTATCGCTCGCAACCATTCCGCAGATGTCGCCAATAGTCTGGGCCGTCATCGCCTATGTGATGATCTTTCCATCCATGTTCAGCCAGGTGTTTTACGCCCGCGGCGTCGAACTGGTCGGCCCCAACCGCGCCGCGCCCAGCCACAATCTGATCCCGGTGTTCGGGGCGCTGGGCTCGGTGCTGGTGCTGGCCGAGCGGCTGGAGCTCTACCACTATCTGGCCGCCGCGATCATCGTCGGCGGCATTGTGCTGGCCGAATGGTCGGTGCGGCGGAAGGCTGTTTAG
- a CDS encoding adenylosuccinate synthase — protein MANVVVVGSQWGDEGKGKIVDWLSERADVVVRYHGGHNAGHTLVIDGVSYKLALLPSGLVQGKLSVIGNGVVVDPHHFVAEMAKLRGQGVKITPEILRIADNAPLILSLHRELDAIREDSNSGLKIGTTKRGIGPAYEDKVGRRAIRLIDLSEPETLMPKIERLLGHHNALRRGMGLVEIEAQKIYDELASVAAEILPFMDRVWQVLDDKRKAGARILFEGAQGALLDNDHGTYPFVTSSNTVAGQAAAGSGLGPTAIGYVLGITKAYTTRVGEGPFPCELDDDIGRHLAVVGKEVGVNTGRPRRCGWFDAVLVRQTVKTSGITGIALTKLDVLDGLKEIKICVGYELDGSRIDYLPASMGAQARVTPIYETLEGWSGTTAGARSWAELPAQAVKYVRYIEELIGAPVAMLSTSPERADTILVVDPFQD, from the coding sequence ATGGCGAATGTGGTTGTCGTCGGCTCGCAGTGGGGCGACGAGGGCAAAGGCAAGATCGTGGACTGGCTCAGCGAGCGTGCCGATGTGGTGGTGCGCTATCATGGCGGTCACAATGCTGGCCACACGCTGGTCATCGACGGGGTGAGCTACAAGCTCGCGCTGCTGCCCTCGGGCCTGGTGCAAGGCAAGCTTTCGGTCATCGGCAATGGCGTGGTGGTGGATCCCCATCATTTCGTAGCGGAGATGGCCAAGCTGCGCGGGCAGGGGGTCAAGATCACCCCCGAAATCCTGCGCATTGCCGATAATGCCCCCCTCATTCTGTCGCTGCATCGCGAACTCGATGCGATTCGCGAAGATTCCAATTCCGGCCTCAAGATCGGCACCACCAAGCGCGGTATCGGTCCGGCCTATGAAGACAAGGTGGGCCGCCGCGCCATCCGCCTGATCGATCTCAGCGAACCAGAAACGCTGATGCCCAAGATCGAGCGCCTGCTCGGCCACCACAATGCGCTGCGGCGCGGCATGGGCCTGGTCGAAATCGAAGCGCAGAAGATTTACGACGAGCTGGCTTCGGTCGCCGCCGAAATCCTGCCCTTCATGGATCGCGTCTGGCAGGTGCTGGATGACAAACGGAAGGCTGGCGCCCGCATCCTGTTCGAAGGCGCACAGGGCGCTCTGCTCGACAATGATCACGGCACCTATCCGTTCGTGACCTCCTCCAACACCGTTGCCGGCCAGGCTGCTGCCGGCTCGGGCCTCGGGCCCACCGCCATCGGCTATGTGCTGGGCATCACCAAGGCCTATACGACCCGCGTCGGCGAGGGTCCGTTCCCCTGCGAACTCGATGACGATATTGGCCGTCACCTGGCCGTCGTGGGCAAGGAAGTGGGCGTCAATACCGGCCGGCCGCGCCGGTGCGGGTGGTTTGATGCGGTGCTGGTGCGCCAGACCGTCAAGACCTCGGGCATTACCGGCATTGCGCTGACCAAGCTCGACGTGCTGGACGGGCTCAAGGAGATCAAGATCTGCGTCGGCTACGAGCTGGATGGATCACGAATTGATTACTTGCCTGCCTCAATGGGAGCACAGGCGCGCGTTACCCCGATTTATGAGACGCTGGAGGGATGGTCGGGCACCACGGCCGGTGCGCGCAGCTGGGCCGAATTGCCGGCCCAGGCGGTCAAATATGTGCGCTATATTGAAGAGCTGATCGGGGCCCCCGTTGCCATGCTGTCGACGAGCCCGGAACGCGCCGACACCATCCTTGTCGTTGACCCATTCCAAGACTGA
- a CDS encoding ATP-binding cassette domain-containing protein: MLRVEDLSFAHAGQATRYRFEMAAAPGEITAISGASGSGKSTLLDLLAGFLTPLSGRIDLDGTDLVPLPPESRPVSLLLQSDNLFDHLTASRNVALGLPSGAGKGAVVQAVETALSEVGLAGLGQQTASTLSGGQKQRVALARTLVRNRPIVLLDEPFSALDDKARTATRELVKALTIAHDWHTILVSHHMDDITAIASRRYRLEAGELVVEG, translated from the coding sequence ATGCTGCGCGTTGAAGACCTGAGCTTTGCCCATGCCGGCCAGGCCACGCGCTATCGCTTCGAGATGGCAGCGGCGCCGGGCGAAATCACCGCGATTTCCGGCGCCAGTGGCTCGGGCAAATCCACCCTACTCGATCTGCTGGCGGGCTTTCTCACACCGCTGTCCGGCCGTATCGATTTGGACGGCACCGATCTCGTGCCGCTGCCGCCGGAATCCCGGCCGGTCTCGCTGCTGCTGCAATCGGATAATCTGTTCGACCATCTCACGGCCAGCCGGAATGTGGCGCTGGGGCTGCCGAGTGGGGCGGGGAAAGGCGCCGTGGTTCAGGCCGTTGAGACGGCGCTGTCCGAAGTGGGGCTGGCCGGGCTTGGGCAGCAGACCGCATCGACGCTGTCCGGCGGGCAAAAGCAGCGCGTTGCGCTGGCGCGAACGCTCGTGCGCAATCGGCCGATCGTGCTGCTGGATGAGCCATTTTCGGCATTGGACGACAAGGCGCGGACGGCGACACGGGAATTGGTCAAGGCGCTGACCATTGCGCATGACTGGCACACGATTTTGGTAAGCCACCATATGGATGACATCACCGCCATTGCCAGCCGGCGCTACCGGCTGGAGGCGGGGGAATTGGTGGTTGAGGGTTAG
- a CDS encoding ABC transporter permease family protein, translating into MAILPHRPARIAAAAALALAIAILIALVLWSIFSAATDQASGAGRVDIPHLLRMTSIQAGLTTLLSLTVGMALAWALNRLRFPGRDLVVGLFASAIVTPGMVVAFGLLSIWGRSGWINQASNALFGTSIGNPAFGLSGILFAHVILDGAFAARIMLARLDAIPQPRLKTGQSLALSAWRRFSIIDWPALRGTLPGLGAIIFLLAFTSFPIVLLLGGGPANQTLEVAIYAAVRQDFDLRAAVLLALTQIGVCSVVILIASALAPIPTSLGPSTTPSWRDGGAARLLQAIVLILCTIAFVLPLASVLIDGVLGGFGRLLSQSAFWWAALSSLVIGTSSALLTLVLALTLAMGRGATSNSLVRTILGMPAFAYLAVPAVVLSLGFFLLARNLGVAPALAAPYVVILGNSLLALPFAMATLGPPFEAIARTRGKLIRSLDLSGWRQFMAVEYPLLGKDIGVMLALAFCFSLGDLGVIALFGTQDFQTLPLMMFRALGAYRGNDAAAIAAILLIGTIIAFVGLPKLFERIANAAR; encoded by the coding sequence ATGGCCATTCTGCCCCACCGCCCTGCGCGCATTGCCGCCGCCGCGGCCTTGGCCCTCGCCATTGCCATCCTGATCGCGCTCGTCCTCTGGTCCATCTTCAGCGCGGCGACCGATCAGGCCAGCGGCGCCGGGCGGGTGGATATTCCTCACCTGCTGCGGATGACCTCTATCCAGGCGGGGCTGACTACATTGCTCTCGCTCACCGTCGGCATGGCACTGGCCTGGGCGCTGAACCGGTTGCGGTTTCCCGGGCGCGATCTGGTAGTCGGGCTGTTCGCTTCGGCCATCGTCACCCCCGGCATGGTGGTGGCGTTTGGACTGCTCTCCATCTGGGGCCGCAGCGGCTGGATCAATCAGGCCAGCAATGCCCTGTTCGGCACCTCGATCGGCAATCCCGCGTTCGGGCTCTCGGGCATCCTGTTTGCCCATGTCATTCTCGATGGCGCCTTTGCCGCCCGCATCATGCTGGCCCGGCTCGACGCCATTCCTCAGCCCCGCCTCAAGACCGGGCAATCGCTCGCCCTCTCCGCCTGGCGGCGTTTTTCCATCATTGATTGGCCCGCGTTGCGCGGCACCCTGCCGGGGCTGGGCGCCATCATTTTCCTCCTCGCCTTCACCAGCTTCCCCATCGTGCTGTTGCTCGGGGGCGGGCCAGCCAACCAGACGCTGGAAGTGGCCATCTATGCCGCCGTCCGCCAGGATTTCGACCTGCGCGCGGCGGTCCTCTTGGCCCTGACGCAGATTGGGGTTTGCTCCGTGGTCATCCTCATTGCCTCGGCGCTGGCGCCCATCCCAACGAGCCTTGGTCCGTCCACGACGCCAAGCTGGCGCGATGGCGGCGCCGCGCGGCTGCTGCAAGCGATAGTCCTGATCCTGTGCACCATCGCCTTCGTGCTGCCCCTCGCCTCGGTGCTGATCGATGGCGTGCTGGGCGGCTTTGGGCGCTTGCTGTCGCAATCGGCCTTCTGGTGGGCAGCGCTGTCGAGCCTGGTCATCGGCACCAGCTCGGCGCTGCTGACGCTGGTGCTAGCCCTCACGCTCGCCATGGGGCGCGGCGCGACATCCAACAGCTTGGTGCGCACCATTCTGGGCATGCCGGCCTTTGCCTATCTGGCCGTGCCCGCCGTGGTGCTGTCGCTGGGCTTTTTCCTGCTGGCCCGTAATCTGGGCGTGGCGCCGGCGCTGGCCGCGCCCTATGTGGTCATTCTGGGCAATAGTCTCTTGGCTCTGCCCTTCGCCATGGCCACGCTCGGCCCGCCCTTTGAGGCTATCGCACGGACGCGCGGCAAGCTGATCCGCTCGCTTGATCTATCCGGGTGGCGGCAATTCATGGCTGTCGAGTATCCCCTGCTCGGCAAGGATATCGGCGTCATGCTGGCGCTGGCCTTCTGCTTTTCGCTGGGCGATCTGGGTGTCATCGCCCTATTCGGCACGCAGGATTTCCAGACCCTGCCTTTGATGATGTTCCGGGCGCTGGGCGCCTATCGCGGCAATGATGCAGCCGCCATTGCGGCCATCCTGCTCATTGGCACGATCATCGCCTTTGTCGGCCTGCCCAAGCTGTTCGAGAGGATTGCCAATGCTGCGCGTTGA
- the thiB gene encoding thiamine ABC transporter substrate binding subunit, producing MVKSTSLALAVFAGLLAAPAFAQDVPNLKIYTYDGFAAEWGPGPGLKAGFEAICKCTVDFVAADSSIGTLRRVQLEGATTEADLIVGLDTAIAGEARDTGLFAEHNFYFDELTLPYGWTDKNFVPFDYAHFAFVYDSDKVANPPKSFEELIAMPDDFKIVIQDPRSATPGLGLVLWIKAAYGDRAPEIWAGLKPHILTVTREWSESYNLFLEGEADMALSYTTSPAYHIVEEDDDTIKAALFTEGHFAQTEVAGVLRSSKHQELAFQFLDYLTSADAQKIIPTTNWMFPVIDLGYELNPAFGTLPQPEKTLTLPEAEIEANSAAWIDEMLKAIQ from the coding sequence ATGGTCAAATCCACCTCTCTGGCGCTTGCGGTCTTTGCCGGGCTGCTCGCAGCCCCGGCATTCGCCCAGGACGTGCCAAATCTCAAGATTTACACCTATGACGGCTTCGCCGCCGAATGGGGCCCCGGCCCCGGCCTGAAGGCCGGCTTTGAAGCGATCTGCAAATGCACGGTGGATTTCGTGGCCGCCGACAGCTCCATCGGCACGCTGCGCCGCGTGCAGCTCGAAGGCGCCACCACCGAAGCCGATCTGATCGTGGGGCTCGACACCGCCATTGCCGGGGAAGCGCGCGACACGGGCCTGTTTGCCGAGCACAATTTCTATTTCGACGAACTGACGCTGCCCTATGGCTGGACCGACAAGAATTTTGTGCCCTTCGACTACGCCCATTTCGCCTTTGTCTACGACAGTGACAAAGTGGCCAATCCGCCCAAGTCGTTTGAAGAGCTGATCGCCATGCCGGACGATTTCAAGATCGTCATTCAGGACCCGCGTTCGGCCACCCCGGGCCTGGGCCTCGTGCTGTGGATCAAGGCCGCCTATGGCGACCGTGCCCCCGAAATCTGGGCCGGGCTCAAGCCACATATCCTGACCGTGACGCGGGAATGGAGCGAGAGCTATAATCTGTTCCTCGAGGGCGAGGCCGACATGGCGCTCTCCTACACCACCTCGCCCGCCTACCACATTGTCGAGGAAGATGACGACACGATCAAAGCCGCTTTGTTCACGGAGGGCCATTTCGCCCAGACCGAAGTGGCCGGCGTGCTCAGATCCTCCAAGCATCAGGAACTGGCCTTCCAGTTTCTCGATTATCTGACCTCGGCGGACGCGCAGAAGATCATTCCGACGACCAATTGGATGTTCCCGGTGATCGATCTTGGTTATGAGCTGAACCCGGCTTTTGGGACATTGCCGCAGCCGGAGAAGACGCTGACGCTGCCGGAAGCGGAGATCGAGGCGAATTCGGCTGCCTGGATTGATGAGATGCTTAAGGCGATTCAGTAG
- a CDS encoding thiamine diphosphokinase, which yields MSGADGLPIVFDGPLAVVGGGVVDPALLVELAGRGVALVGADGGGDAIGAAGLTPAAIIGDLDSLADRAGWERRTRVIHLAEQETTDFEKALYSTTAPVTLALGMTGKRLDHTLSALNAMHKFAPSRHLLLVDEVDVALAVIGPFSFQATKGERVSLYPLAEVSFTHSEGLLYPLDGLTLAPGGRLGTSNAGLGGRVEIVPADATPWLLILGKARLWDMVRANL from the coding sequence GTGAGCGGCGCGGATGGGCTGCCCATCGTGTTTGACGGCCCATTGGCCGTTGTCGGCGGCGGGGTGGTAGACCCGGCTTTGCTGGTCGAATTGGCAGGGCGCGGCGTGGCCCTGGTCGGGGCCGATGGCGGGGGCGACGCGATCGGGGCGGCGGGTCTCACCCCGGCCGCGATCATCGGAGACCTCGATTCCCTCGCCGACCGCGCCGGCTGGGAGCGCCGCACCAGGGTGATCCACCTGGCCGAGCAGGAAACCACCGATTTCGAAAAGGCGCTCTATTCGACAACGGCGCCAGTGACGCTGGCGCTGGGCATGACCGGCAAGCGGCTCGACCACACTCTGTCGGCGCTCAATGCCATGCACAAGTTCGCGCCCAGCCGCCATCTGCTGCTGGTGGATGAGGTCGATGTGGCGCTGGCGGTGATTGGCCCGTTCAGCTTCCAAGCCACCAAGGGCGAGCGGGTATCGCTCTATCCCCTCGCGGAAGTCAGCTTCACCCACTCCGAAGGCCTGCTCTACCCGCTGGACGGCTTGACGCTGGCGCCGGGCGGGCGGCTGGGCACCTCCAATGCGGGGCTCGGCGGCCGCGTCGAGATCGTCCCGGCCGATGCCACGCCCTGGCTGCTGATCCTGGGCAAGGCGCGGCTGTGGGACATGGTGCGGGCGAATTTGTAG